One genomic region from Vibrio cyclitrophicus encodes:
- a CDS encoding ammonium transporter: MSQTVTQVNSAVESLTQSSDTLFLLLGAIMVFLMHAGFAFLEVGTVRKKNQVNALVKILSDFGVSAIAYFFIGYWVAYGAHFFADAETLSQGNGYELVKFFFLMTFAAAIPAIVSGGIAERARFYPILIATLFTVGFVYPFFEGIIWNGNFGFQAWLENQFGHGFHDFAGSVVVHGVGGWIALVAVYFLGMRRGRIRAGKHTNFAPSNIPFLALGSWILCVGWFGFNVMSAQAINGISGLVAMNSLMAMVGGILAALVAGKNDPGFIHNGPLAGLVAICAGSDLMHPLGALVTGGVAGALFVYLFTYMQNKTQIDDVLGVWPLHGVCGAWGGIAAGIFGQQAFWGLGGVSFASQVVGTLAGIAVALIGALIVYGVLSKVTGLRLSEEDEFNGADLSIHKISSINED; encoded by the coding sequence ATGAGTCAAACGGTTACCCAAGTTAATAGCGCAGTAGAAAGCTTGACGCAGAGTTCAGACACTCTATTTCTATTATTAGGCGCGATCATGGTCTTCTTAATGCACGCAGGCTTTGCATTTTTGGAAGTTGGTACAGTAAGAAAGAAAAACCAAGTTAATGCATTAGTTAAAATCCTCTCTGATTTTGGCGTCTCTGCTATAGCTTATTTCTTTATCGGTTATTGGGTCGCTTACGGCGCGCATTTCTTTGCTGACGCAGAGACGTTATCGCAAGGCAATGGGTATGAGTTGGTTAAGTTCTTTTTCTTAATGACGTTTGCAGCCGCCATTCCTGCCATTGTTTCTGGTGGTATTGCAGAGCGTGCTCGTTTCTATCCAATCCTTATCGCAACTTTGTTTACCGTTGGTTTCGTTTACCCATTCTTCGAAGGCATCATCTGGAACGGCAATTTTGGTTTCCAAGCTTGGCTAGAAAATCAGTTTGGTCATGGATTCCATGACTTCGCAGGCTCTGTTGTGGTTCACGGTGTTGGCGGTTGGATTGCATTGGTCGCAGTTTACTTCCTTGGCATGCGCAGAGGTCGAATCCGTGCAGGTAAGCACACCAACTTCGCGCCATCGAACATTCCATTCTTAGCGTTAGGTTCTTGGATTTTATGCGTAGGTTGGTTTGGCTTTAACGTGATGTCTGCTCAAGCTATTAATGGGATCAGTGGCCTAGTAGCGATGAACTCATTAATGGCAATGGTTGGCGGTATTCTTGCGGCTCTAGTCGCAGGTAAAAATGACCCAGGCTTCATCCATAATGGACCTTTGGCTGGCTTAGTCGCTATTTGTGCCGGTTCTGACTTAATGCACCCACTTGGCGCTTTAGTGACTGGCGGCGTGGCAGGCGCGCTGTTTGTTTACTTATTTACTTACATGCAAAACAAAACTCAGATTGATGATGTACTGGGTGTTTGGCCTCTACACGGCGTATGTGGCGCTTGGGGTGGCATTGCGGCAGGTATCTTCGGTCAGCAAGCATTCTGGGGGCTAGGGGGTGTGAGTTTCGCGTCTCAGGTTGTTGGTACATTAGCGGGTATCGCTGTTGCTCTGATTGGCGCTTTGATTGTTTATGGCGTACTTAGCAAAGTGACAGGTCTACGCTTGAGTGAAGAAGATGAATTCAACGGTGCTGACCTTTCAATTCATAAGATCTCATCGATCAACGAAGACTAA
- a CDS encoding extracellular solute-binding protein, translating to MKKTLYTGALCAATLLSTPSFAADQELYFYNWSEYIPNEVLEDFTEETGIKVYYSTYESNESMYAKLKTQGTGYDLVVPSTYFVSKMRKEGMLQELDKTKLSHFADLDPNYLDKPFDPNNNYSIPYIWGATGIGINSDMLDKSSVKNWGDLWDTQWEGQLMMMDDSREVFHIALSKLGYSPNTTNPEEIKEAYEELRKLMPNVLVFNSDFPANPYLAGEVSLGMLWNGSAYMARQEGATIDIIWPEKGAIFWMDSLAIPSGAKNIESAHKMIDFLLRPENAAKIALEIGYPTPVKTAYPLLPKEFSEDKNVFPPQSIMDNGVWQDEVGEASVIYDEYFQKLKVNN from the coding sequence ATGAAAAAAACACTGTATACCGGCGCATTGTGTGCTGCTACTTTACTTTCTACACCCTCTTTCGCAGCTGACCAAGAACTGTATTTTTACAACTGGTCTGAATATATTCCAAATGAAGTTTTAGAAGACTTCACAGAAGAGACTGGCATCAAAGTCTATTACTCAACTTATGAGTCTAACGAAAGCATGTACGCTAAGTTAAAAACTCAAGGTACGGGTTACGACTTAGTGGTTCCTTCTACTTACTTCGTTTCTAAGATGCGTAAAGAAGGCATGCTTCAAGAGCTTGATAAAACTAAGCTAAGCCACTTTGCTGATTTGGATCCAAATTACTTAGATAAGCCATTTGACCCAAACAACAACTACTCGATCCCATACATCTGGGGCGCAACGGGTATTGGTATCAACTCAGATATGCTAGACAAGTCTTCAGTTAAAAACTGGGGCGATCTGTGGGATACGCAGTGGGAAGGTCAATTGATGATGATGGATGACTCTCGTGAGGTTTTCCATATCGCTCTATCTAAACTGGGCTACTCTCCAAACACGACTAACCCTGAAGAAATCAAAGAAGCCTACGAAGAACTTCGTAAGCTAATGCCAAACGTATTGGTATTTAACTCAGATTTCCCAGCGAACCCTTACCTAGCTGGTGAAGTGTCTCTTGGTATGCTTTGGAATGGCTCTGCTTACATGGCACGCCAAGAAGGCGCAACGATTGACATTATCTGGCCAGAAAAAGGCGCTATCTTCTGGATGGACAGCCTGGCGATTCCGTCAGGCGCTAAGAACATCGAATCGGCACATAAGATGATCGACTTTCTTCTTCGCCCTGAGAATGCAGCGAAGATTGCTCTAGAGATCGGCTACCCAACGCCAGTTAAAACAGCTTACCCTCTTCTTCCGAAAGAATTTTCTGAAGATAAGAACGTTTTTCCACCACAGTCAATAATGGATAACGGTGTATGGCAAGATGAAGTTGGTGAAGCGAGCGTTATCTACGACGAGTATTTCCAAAAACTTAAAGTGAATAACTAA
- a CDS encoding formate dehydrogenase subunit alpha: protein MKLVKRSDSVSKETNQLGVSRRAFMKNTSLAAGGAVVGASLFAPGMMKKAQAKSVDPEAKTEVKRTICSHCSVGCGIYAEVQNGVWTGQEPAFDHPFNAGGHCAKGAALREHGHGERRLKYPMKLEGGKWKKLSWEQAIEEIGNKALELRKESGPDSVYFLGSAKHSNEQAYAFRKMASLWGTNNVDHQARICHSTTVAGVANTWGYGAMTNSFNDMHNCKSMLFIGSNPAEAHPVAMQHILIAKEKNNCKIVVADPRRTRTAAKSDHYVSLRPGSDVAFIWGILWHVFGNQWEDKEFIRQRVFGMEEIREEVAKWNPAEVERVTGVSEEDVYQTAKLLSENRPGCIVWCMGGTQHTTGNNNTRAYCVLELALGNIGKSGGGANIFRGHDNVQGATDLGVLSDTLPGYYGLSEGSWRHWSKVWEVDFDWIKGRFDDNAYGGQKPMNSAGIPVSRWVDGVLEDKDKIRQRENIRAMFYWGHAVNSQTRGPEMKKAMQKLDMMVIVDPYPTVAAVMNDRSDGVYLLPATTQFETYGSVTASNRSLQWRDKVVDPLFESKPDHEIMYLLSKKLGFSDQLFKNIRVENNQPLIEDITREFNKGMWTIGYTGQSPERLKEHQQNWHTFHKTTLAAEGGPANGETYGLPWPCWGNPEMKHPGTHILYDTSKPVAEGGGNFRTRFGVEFEGQSILAEDSYSKGSEIKDGYPEFSDKLLKQLGWWDDLTAEEKASAEGKNWKTDVSGGIQRVAIKHGCIPFGNAKARAIVWTFPDRVPLHREPLYTPRRDLVADYPTWDDKEAIFRVPTLYKSIQDQDKSGEYPIILTSGRLVEYEGGGEETRSNPWLAELQQEMFVEVNPKDANDIGFKDGDDVWVEGAEKGRIKVKAMVTRRVKPGLAFLPFHFGGKFEGEDLRSKYPEGTDPYVIGESANTATTYGYDPVTLMQETKVTLCNIRKA, encoded by the coding sequence ATGAAACTTGTCAAACGCTCCGATAGTGTGAGCAAAGAAACGAATCAGCTAGGTGTGTCTCGTCGCGCCTTCATGAAAAACACTTCACTTGCTGCTGGTGGCGCGGTTGTAGGCGCAAGTCTATTCGCACCGGGCATGATGAAGAAAGCACAGGCTAAATCAGTCGACCCAGAAGCGAAAACAGAAGTAAAACGTACTATCTGTTCTCACTGCTCCGTAGGTTGTGGTATCTACGCTGAAGTTCAAAATGGTGTATGGACGGGTCAAGAGCCTGCTTTCGATCACCCATTTAACGCTGGTGGACACTGTGCGAAAGGTGCAGCACTACGTGAGCACGGCCACGGTGAACGTCGTCTTAAGTACCCAATGAAATTGGAAGGCGGTAAGTGGAAGAAGCTTTCCTGGGAACAAGCGATTGAAGAAATCGGCAACAAGGCGCTAGAACTGCGTAAGGAATCTGGCCCTGATTCGGTTTACTTCCTCGGCAGTGCAAAACACAGTAACGAGCAAGCTTACGCATTCCGTAAGATGGCGTCTTTGTGGGGAACAAACAACGTTGACCATCAAGCTCGTATTTGTCACTCAACCACAGTAGCCGGTGTTGCGAACACTTGGGGTTACGGTGCGATGACAAACTCGTTCAATGACATGCACAACTGTAAATCAATGCTATTCATTGGCTCGAACCCTGCAGAAGCTCACCCGGTTGCGATGCAACACATCCTGATCGCGAAAGAGAAGAACAACTGTAAAATCGTAGTTGCGGATCCTCGCCGTACGCGTACTGCTGCGAAATCTGATCACTATGTTTCTCTTCGCCCGGGTTCAGATGTTGCCTTCATTTGGGGCATCTTATGGCATGTATTTGGAAACCAATGGGAAGACAAAGAGTTCATTCGCCAACGTGTATTCGGTATGGAAGAAATCCGTGAAGAAGTGGCGAAATGGAACCCAGCAGAAGTTGAACGTGTGACAGGCGTAAGCGAAGAAGACGTTTACCAAACTGCGAAACTACTTTCTGAAAACCGCCCGGGGTGTATTGTTTGGTGTATGGGTGGTACTCAACATACTACTGGTAACAACAACACACGTGCTTACTGTGTCCTTGAGCTTGCGCTAGGTAACATCGGTAAATCAGGCGGCGGTGCAAACATTTTCCGTGGACACGATAACGTACAAGGCGCAACTGACCTTGGCGTACTGTCTGACACACTTCCAGGCTACTACGGCTTGTCTGAAGGTTCTTGGCGTCACTGGTCTAAAGTCTGGGAAGTTGACTTTGACTGGATCAAAGGACGCTTTGACGACAACGCATACGGCGGTCAAAAACCAATGAACAGTGCAGGTATTCCTGTATCTCGTTGGGTTGATGGTGTGCTTGAAGACAAAGACAAGATTCGCCAACGCGAAAACATCCGCGCCATGTTCTACTGGGGTCACGCGGTGAACTCTCAGACTCGTGGTCCAGAGATGAAGAAGGCGATGCAGAAGCTGGATATGATGGTTATTGTTGACCCATACCCAACAGTCGCGGCAGTAATGAACGATCGCTCCGACGGCGTTTACTTGCTTCCAGCAACCACTCAATTTGAAACCTACGGCAGTGTAACGGCGTCAAACCGTTCTCTACAGTGGCGTGACAAGGTTGTTGATCCTCTGTTCGAATCTAAACCTGACCACGAAATTATGTACCTTCTTTCTAAGAAGCTTGGTTTCTCTGATCAGTTGTTCAAAAACATCCGTGTTGAGAACAACCAACCACTGATTGAAGACATCACTCGTGAATTCAACAAGGGTATGTGGACAATCGGCTACACAGGTCAAAGCCCAGAACGTTTGAAAGAGCACCAACAAAACTGGCACACGTTCCACAAAACCACGCTTGCAGCAGAAGGCGGTCCAGCAAATGGCGAGACTTACGGTCTTCCGTGGCCATGTTGGGGCAACCCAGAAATGAAACACCCAGGTACGCACATCCTTTACGATACGTCTAAACCGGTAGCAGAGGGCGGCGGTAACTTCCGTACTCGTTTCGGTGTGGAGTTCGAAGGTCAAAGTATCTTGGCGGAAGACAGCTACTCGAAAGGCAGCGAAATCAAAGACGGTTACCCAGAATTCAGTGACAAACTTCTGAAGCAACTGGGTTGGTGGGACGATCTAACCGCAGAAGAGAAAGCTTCAGCGGAAGGTAAGAACTGGAAGACCGACGTTTCTGGTGGCATCCAACGTGTGGCTATCAAGCATGGTTGTATCCCGTTTGGTAATGCGAAAGCACGTGCAATTGTTTGGACATTCCCAGATCGCGTACCTCTACACCGTGAGCCACTTTACACACCACGTCGTGACCTTGTTGCTGATTACCCAACTTGGGATGACAAAGAAGCGATTTTCCGTGTTCCTACGTTGTACAAGTCAATTCAAGACCAAGACAAGTCTGGTGAATACCCAATCATTCTGACTTCTGGTCGTCTGGTTGAGTACGAAGGTGGTGGTGAAGAAACACGTTCTAACCCTTGGCTAGCAGAACTTCAACAAGAGATGTTTGTTGAAGTGAACCCGAAAGACGCAAACGACATTGGCTTCAAAGATGGCGATGATGTTTGGGTTGAAGGTGCAGAGAAAGGCCGTATCAAGGTCAAAGCGATGGTGACTCGTCGTGTTAAACCGGGTTTAGCGTTCTTGCCGTTCCACTTCGGTGGTAAGTTCGAAGGCGAAGATTTGCGTTCTAAGTACCCTGAAGGCACTGATCCTTACGTTATTGGTGAATCAGCCAATACCGCAACCACATATGGTTACGACCCTGTCACGTTGATGCAGGAAACGAAAGTAACCCTTTGTAATATTCGTAAAGCGTAA
- a CDS encoding formate dehydrogenase subunit gamma, translated as MLTMFKRLFLVVLPMLAALTMLSPLSHASETNSSQTQSSSAEREITQLAGADFWRQVRNGEEGYTTSQSAEHGVLISTPGQTWYILKEKWMSPAGAVAIFGSIAFVTLMYVVIGPLMLSAPRTGRKIKRWSRLDRALHWSMAFTFLTLAFSGLMLVYGKHFLKPYIPTDLWGFIVLLAKQYHNYIGPIFYVLLMAVLIKWWRKSIFKMVDVQWFIKLGGMVGKHKGSHPSAEFSNAGEKALFWLLIVMGSVAAISGLVLDFPIFGQTRRHMELSNLVHMIAALILICGFVFHIYIGLFGMEGALEGMVTGEVDETWAKEHHDLWYKEVMEQEKNGVEQSANVATEKTEGVNKNEQTS; from the coding sequence ATGCTTACAATGTTTAAGCGTCTCTTCCTTGTTGTGCTGCCGATGTTGGCAGCACTAACAATGCTGTCTCCTTTGAGTCATGCATCTGAGACGAACTCATCACAAACTCAATCGAGCTCTGCTGAAAGAGAAATCACACAACTTGCTGGCGCTGATTTTTGGCGACAAGTAAGAAACGGTGAGGAAGGTTACACCACCTCTCAATCTGCTGAGCACGGTGTGTTGATCAGTACTCCAGGTCAAACGTGGTACATATTGAAAGAGAAGTGGATGTCGCCAGCCGGTGCTGTTGCTATATTTGGCAGTATTGCTTTCGTTACTTTAATGTACGTTGTGATTGGCCCATTAATGCTAAGTGCGCCAAGAACGGGTCGTAAGATCAAACGTTGGTCTCGACTGGATCGTGCGTTGCACTGGAGCATGGCGTTTACTTTCTTAACGCTCGCGTTCAGTGGTTTGATGTTGGTTTACGGCAAGCACTTTTTGAAACCCTACATTCCGACTGACCTTTGGGGCTTTATCGTTCTATTGGCGAAGCAATACCACAACTACATCGGCCCGATTTTCTATGTGCTGTTGATGGCTGTTCTTATCAAGTGGTGGCGCAAGTCGATATTTAAGATGGTGGATGTCCAGTGGTTCATCAAACTGGGTGGTATGGTCGGGAAACATAAAGGTTCTCATCCATCGGCAGAATTCTCGAACGCGGGTGAAAAAGCGCTGTTTTGGCTGTTAATTGTGATGGGCAGTGTGGCGGCAATCAGTGGTTTGGTGTTGGATTTCCCAATATTCGGTCAAACACGCCGCCATATGGAACTTTCAAACCTTGTTCATATGATCGCCGCTCTTATCCTTATTTGTGGCTTTGTGTTCCACATTTATATCGGTTTGTTCGGTATGGAAGGCGCATTAGAAGGTATGGTAACAGGCGAAGTTGATGAAACCTGGGCTAAAGAGCACCATGACCTTTGGTACAAAGAAGTGATGGAACAAGAGAAAAACGGCGTTGAACAAAGCGCTAACGTAGCAACAGAGAAAACGGAAGGGGTGAATAAGAATGAACAAACCTCATAA
- a CDS encoding TorD/DmsD family molecular chaperone yields the protein METNLDQAQEQTLRTEIYLVLSALFRSAPSEEVIDFLKTLDIEASESAMQKAWITIQQAATESNREALEDEYQDLFIGIGRGEIVPFGSWHRTGSMMEKPLAEIRHDLELLGIERDEQVKEPEDHIAALCEVMAMLTDEEDALQQAVFNKHIGPWFNSFTRQLEAAESANFYKSAAQLCEAFLTLEQVRFSVNTKSSKHKLKIDVKNVTDYE from the coding sequence TTGGAAACGAATTTAGATCAGGCACAAGAACAGACACTAAGAACCGAGATCTATTTAGTTCTATCTGCACTGTTTCGTAGCGCACCTTCTGAAGAGGTGATCGACTTTCTAAAAACACTAGATATTGAAGCGTCTGAAAGCGCTATGCAAAAGGCTTGGATTACCATTCAACAAGCGGCAACAGAATCAAACCGTGAAGCTCTTGAAGACGAATATCAAGACTTGTTCATTGGCATTGGTCGTGGGGAGATTGTTCCATTTGGGTCTTGGCATAGAACAGGATCGATGATGGAGAAACCATTAGCTGAGATCCGTCACGATCTTGAATTGCTTGGCATTGAGCGTGATGAGCAGGTTAAAGAGCCTGAAGATCATATCGCGGCTCTTTGTGAAGTAATGGCGATGCTAACCGATGAAGAAGACGCGTTACAACAAGCCGTTTTCAATAAACATATCGGTCCTTGGTTTAACTCATTTACACGTCAGCTTGAAGCAGCAGAGAGTGCCAACTTCTACAAATCTGCAGCTCAGCTATGTGAAGCATTCTTAACGTTGGAGCAGGTTCGTTTCAGCGTGAATACAAAAAGTAGTAAACACAAATTAAAGATTGATGTGAAAAACGTCACTGATTACGAGTAA
- the potC gene encoding spermidine/putrescine ABC transporter permease PotC, with amino-acid sequence MGRTVKFSFMALVYAFLYLPIVVLIANSFNANKFGMKWGGFTTKWYDALINNDSLMQAAWHSINVAVFSATAATIVGSLTAVALFRYQFKGKGIVNGMLFIVMMSPDIVMAISLLALFLVMGAQLGFFTLLAAHITFCLPFVVVTVYSRLNGFDVKMLEAAKDLGASEWTILKQIILPLAKPAVAAGWLLSFTLSLDDVIISSFVTGPTYEILPLKIYSMVKVGISPEVNALATVMLVVSLVLVIISQLLAREKIK; translated from the coding sequence ATGGGTCGCACAGTTAAGTTCAGCTTTATGGCGCTGGTATACGCCTTTCTATACCTACCTATTGTCGTATTGATTGCTAACTCGTTTAATGCCAATAAGTTTGGTATGAAATGGGGTGGTTTCACGACTAAATGGTATGACGCGCTTATTAACAACGACAGCCTAATGCAGGCAGCATGGCACTCGATCAACGTAGCGGTATTCTCAGCAACAGCTGCCACAATTGTAGGGAGCCTAACTGCGGTTGCCCTATTCCGTTACCAGTTTAAAGGTAAAGGCATCGTCAATGGCATGTTGTTCATCGTGATGATGTCACCAGATATCGTAATGGCGATTTCGCTTCTTGCGCTATTCTTGGTAATGGGTGCACAACTTGGGTTCTTTACCCTGCTTGCAGCACATATTACTTTCTGTCTGCCGTTTGTTGTTGTAACGGTCTACAGTCGCTTGAATGGCTTTGATGTGAAGATGCTAGAAGCCGCAAAAGACTTAGGGGCAAGCGAGTGGACGATTCTAAAACAGATCATCCTTCCACTTGCTAAGCCAGCGGTTGCTGCGGGTTGGTTATTGAGCTTCACTCTGTCTTTGGACGATGTGATCATAAGCTCTTTCGTAACTGGCCCAACCTATGAAATATTACCACTGAAGATTTACTCAATGGTTAAAGTGGGTATCTCTCCTGAGGTCAACGCCCTAGCAACAGTGATGTTAGTGGTGTCGTTAGTACTGGTGATTATTTCCCAGTTGTTAGCAAGAGAGAAAATCAAGTAA
- the cobB gene encoding Sir2 family NAD+-dependent deacetylase, whose product MHFPYRNIVILTGAGISAESGIQTFRAQDGLWENHKIEDVATPEGFEKDPDLVQAFYNKRRHGLQSENIQPNSAHKALGELEDKLDGKVTIITQNIDNLHERGGSNNIIHMHGELLKARCSESNQVIDHKDNIETGELCHCCQIPAQMRPHIVWFGEMPLRMGDIYSALEEADLFISIGTSGVVYPAAGFVHDAKMHGAHTIEINLEPSAVESEFEEKRYGKASIEVPKLVGELLCTEKGSLTA is encoded by the coding sequence ATGCATTTCCCATATCGAAATATCGTAATTCTTACTGGCGCCGGCATCTCTGCGGAATCAGGAATACAAACATTCCGAGCACAAGACGGATTATGGGAAAACCATAAAATCGAAGACGTTGCGACACCTGAAGGGTTCGAGAAAGATCCGGATTTGGTACAAGCGTTCTATAACAAGCGTCGTCACGGCCTGCAAAGCGAAAACATCCAACCAAATTCGGCCCATAAGGCGCTAGGCGAGCTTGAAGACAAACTTGATGGAAAAGTAACAATCATCACACAGAATATCGACAATCTGCACGAGAGAGGCGGTAGCAACAACATTATTCACATGCACGGTGAACTGCTTAAAGCGCGCTGCAGTGAGTCGAATCAGGTTATCGACCATAAAGACAACATCGAGACAGGCGAGCTTTGTCACTGCTGTCAGATTCCCGCACAGATGCGTCCACATATTGTTTGGTTTGGTGAAATGCCATTAAGAATGGGGGATATCTACTCGGCATTAGAAGAAGCAGACCTTTTTATCTCGATTGGTACATCTGGCGTCGTCTACCCAGCGGCAGGATTTGTACATGATGCGAAAATGCATGGTGCACATACAATAGAAATCAACCTTGAACCAAGTGCAGTAGAGAGTGAGTTTGAAGAGAAGCGTTACGGTAAGGCAAGCATTGAAGTGCCTAAACTGGTGGGTGAGTTATTATGTACAGAGAAGGGTTCTTTAACGGCCTAG
- the fdh3B gene encoding formate dehydrogenase FDH3 subunit beta, translating into MARMKFLCDTKRCIECNGCVTACKNENDDALEWGIQRRRVVTLNDGEPGENSISVACMHCTDAPCMAVCPADCFEHTEDGIVLHNKDLCIGCGYCLFACPFGAPQFPKQEAFGERGKMDKCTFCAGGPETEPGSVEERQKYGANRIAEGKLPMCASLCSTKALLAGDAEQVSDIFRQRVVERGAKGAGWTDGNDLSYDAMKS; encoded by the coding sequence ATGGCTAGAATGAAATTTCTTTGTGACACCAAACGTTGTATTGAATGTAACGGTTGTGTCACTGCATGTAAGAATGAAAATGATGATGCTCTGGAATGGGGTATTCAACGTCGCCGCGTTGTAACACTGAACGACGGTGAACCGGGTGAAAACTCTATCTCAGTAGCATGTATGCACTGTACTGATGCACCTTGTATGGCTGTGTGCCCAGCAGACTGTTTTGAACATACAGAAGACGGCATCGTACTTCACAATAAAGATCTGTGTATCGGTTGTGGTTACTGTTTGTTTGCTTGTCCGTTTGGCGCACCTCAATTCCCTAAACAGGAAGCATTTGGTGAGCGCGGTAAGATGGACAAATGTACCTTCTGTGCTGGCGGCCCAGAAACAGAGCCTGGTTCTGTGGAAGAGCGTCAGAAGTACGGTGCGAACCGTATTGCTGAAGGCAAACTGCCAATGTGTGCTTCGCTTTGTTCGACAAAAGCGCTGCTTGCCGGTGATGCTGAGCAAGTCTCTGATATCTTCCGTCAGCGTGTTGTAGAACGCGGTGCGAAAGGTGCTGGCTGGACAGACGGCAACGACCTTTCTTACGATGCGATGAAGAGCTAG
- a CDS encoding twin-arginine translocation signal domain-containing protein → MKDNKEIDTSRRDLLKGLTTAAVAGAVVAGTTKVATASETVEIPEKDVKKTGYRETQHIRDYYDTL, encoded by the coding sequence ATGAAAGATAATAAAGAAATAGATACAAGCCGTAGAGACTTACTCAAAGGTTTAACGACTGCAGCCGTTGCTGGTGCCGTTGTCGCTGGTACAACCAAAGTGGCAACCGCTTCAGAAACGGTTGAAATACCTGAAAAAGACGTGAAGAAGACGGGCTATCGTGAAACGCAACATATTCGCGATTACTACGACACACTTTAG
- a CDS encoding extracellular solute-binding protein — translation MKKWATLLAGSACALSMLSAPSFAKDNKELVFMNWGPYINSEILEQFTDETGIKVIYSTYESNETLYAKLKTHNKGYDLVVPSTYFVSKMRDEGMLQKIDKTKLNNFANLDTNYLDKPYDPNNDYSIPHVVAITGLAVNTDMYDPEDFQSWADLWKPELEGQLMMMDDTREVFHIALRKLGYSGNTTNEKEIDEAYAELKKLMPNVLVFNSDNPGSPYMSGEVGLGMLWNGSAAAAQNEGLPIQLVFPKEGGIGWVDNFAISSGAVNVEAAHKMIDFLLRPEIAEQISRDTGYLTAVKASNEKFKDSPALFPSQEDLDRVEWQAAVGDKTVKYEDYFMKLKAGQ, via the coding sequence ATGAAAAAATGGGCTACTCTATTAGCTGGTAGTGCATGTGCGCTTTCAATGTTATCTGCACCATCGTTTGCAAAAGATAACAAAGAGTTGGTATTCATGAACTGGGGACCTTACATCAACAGTGAGATCTTAGAACAGTTCACTGATGAAACTGGCATCAAAGTGATTTACTCGACTTACGAATCGAATGAAACTTTGTACGCAAAATTGAAAACGCACAATAAAGGTTACGACCTTGTGGTTCCTTCAACTTACTTCGTGTCTAAAATGCGCGACGAAGGCATGCTTCAAAAGATCGACAAAACCAAGCTAAACAATTTTGCGAACCTAGATACAAATTACTTAGATAAGCCATATGACCCGAACAACGACTACTCTATTCCACATGTTGTCGCTATTACGGGCCTAGCTGTTAACACTGATATGTACGATCCAGAAGATTTCCAAAGCTGGGCTGATTTATGGAAGCCTGAGCTTGAAGGTCAACTGATGATGATGGACGACACTCGTGAAGTGTTCCACATTGCGCTACGTAAGTTAGGTTACTCTGGTAACACAACAAACGAGAAAGAGATCGACGAAGCCTACGCTGAGCTAAAAAAGCTAATGCCAAACGTTCTAGTATTTAACTCAGACAACCCAGGCTCGCCTTACATGTCTGGTGAAGTGGGTCTTGGTATGCTGTGGAACGGTTCTGCTGCTGCTGCGCAAAACGAAGGTCTACCAATTCAATTGGTTTTCCCTAAAGAAGGTGGCATCGGTTGGGTTGATAACTTTGCCATCAGTTCTGGCGCGGTAAACGTAGAAGCAGCTCATAAGATGATTGACTTCCTACTTCGCCCTGAAATTGCTGAGCAAATCTCTCGTGATACAGGCTACCTAACAGCCGTTAAAGCGTCTAATGAGAAGTTCAAAGACAGCCCGGCTCTGTTCCCATCGCAAGAAGACCTTGACCGCGTTGAATGGCAAGCTGCGGTTGGCGACAAGACTGTGAAGTACGAAGATTACTTCATGAAGCTTAAAGCCGGTCAGTAA